The Pocillopora verrucosa isolate sample1 chromosome 9, ASM3666991v2, whole genome shotgun sequence genome includes the window ACGTATAAATTTCTTGGAGAAAGAAATTGAGCGAGCTACCTGTCTGTTACCATCAAAGGCAAATTGTTTTTCAGTTACGTTACAAAATTTGTACATATCGCCATCAATTAACATTAATTCGTGTATAATCGTGtgaaaagccaaaataaaaaacgaaagAGTTCCATAGTAATGTGGTAACTCTcaagaaacaattttcattaaatcaaAAGTGAGGAGATCCTTACGAACCAGGTATAACAACATGTCACTCAACATGGCAGGAGAGAGAAGGTGATCTGTGAATGACAAATATGAACCAAGCCAAACAGAAAAGGGTTGCCAATAGTAACGAATCCTAAAAACGAGTCAGTTCTAACTATCCATGGTTAAATTTGGTAAGATCAGAGAATTTGTACATTTCAATAGCAGGAAACTTCTCTTGAACCACATGGTtcaaaaatacaaatacaagGTATAACTTGTTTGCACAatttaaacataaacaaaattcaTTAATCATGATATGATGCCTATTAAGGCATGGACAAAAGTcattggaagaaaaaaacaaagatagtAAAGAGAGACTCTGTAGGGGGAACAGATTCACTTTGGTCAGGTAACCAAACAGGCGTATCTCTGAATATCAACTGCTTTATCCTATCAAGTAAAGAACAACTCGTGGCCACTGAACTGATTTTCGTGAGTCATCATTTCTATTGAAGCAAAATTGATCAATCATACCTTATTTCATCTCTTATAGGTCGAATTTACCACTACAATGAGGATGTACTTAGTAGTTCTCTTGTTGTCTTCAACCTTCTGTTATACACAAGCTTGGCCTACACAAGAAGGCAAGTACTTGAATATGTTATATCTTAGCCGCATTCGAAGAGGAGGATCTAAATCAGTTATAATATGCGAGGCTCCAAAATAGACTTTGTCAATTCCGTGTCGCGCCTCAATTTTTCATACCATCCCGCCATCCCACCGCAATGAACATTTTCATCCCGATCCCGCCTTTTATCAGTTCTATGACGCTGATCCCTGCCCATGTTGTTCAAGTTCACCGCCTTATTTAAACTGATGGACAAATTATAGTCATTATAATATTGATAATGTACTCTCATTTCTCATAACTCTCATGAGGCAAAACCGAGCTTTAAAATGCGTTAAAATACGTGTTGAAGCCAAAGAAAATCTCAGCGACACGTAGGCTGTGTCATTTCATACGCGGTTTATTGGGATTACTAATTTAAGCCCGTttataaagcaaataaatactttttgaTGTTTCTTAGGTCGTGTAGCCAATAACTTGAGCTGAATTATGATCTCGGCTACGACCATCCTATCCCGCCTTCGAAACAGAGCATATCCCGTTCGTACCTTCCTATTTTCATCCCGCATCTTGCCTTTAATATTACTAACCCTCATCGGGCACCTATGATTATCGGACCCTTATATGCCTGTGCAAAGTTATGGAACATCTTTCCTATTGTGCGTGTTATAAAGTCAACCCATAAAGTGTCTAAAATGATTCCATCgaataatttttattagaaAATTATCACGGTTTGATTACGTAATTATCCTTAAGGACTTGTGCGCAAGTTTCAATCCGAGcaacgaaaataaaaagtttttatcaaaaagaatTTGTAAGATGATCAACCATGAGCTTGCCGATCCTGATGTAAGTCGCTAGAGATAATCATAATATTCCTCCACCATGGAGAGAAGAGTGATGGCACCGAGAACATGACATCAAAATTACTAACAGTAAACGTTGAAGACAAGGACAAGCAACACGCGTTAAGTTGCGAATGAAATTGGTCAGTTTGAGAAACGCAGGTCAACCGAGCTTAATTGCATCAAAGCAGTGACTGCTTTGATGCAATTTAGCTTGGTTGACCTTTAGGGGCTTTTTTATACAATCTTCTGTAGCTGGTATATGTATTTCTCTGTATTTCTCCTGTTTTTCACAGTAAGAAGCGCCCTTGTTTGTGAAGGAGGGAAGCAAAAAATCAGGTGCACACATCAAAAGATTCAGATCATTTCTGCAGTCTATGGAAGAACAGACCGCTCCGTGTGTCAGTGGGGATTGGATTGGACGGTTGCTTGGTTATGGAATGTCAACTGCCGCGCAGCTAATACATTAGCTATTGTTAAAAATGAATGTGAAACCCTGTCAGAATGCGAGTTGCATGCCAACAACGCAGAATACGGAGACCCGTGCTTCGGAACGAAGAAATATCTCACGGTAAATAATCGTTTATTTTTACGTACGGTTTTCGAAAACATAATTTGTTGCTCTTAAACCCAAAGGTCTGTGATTTATCTCTTTAAGTAGGACTAAGAAGTGTTTTTCTGTTCCGCACTCGTAACAAACTTTCAACACATTTGTTCTCGTATAtatggatatatatatatatattgtatatGTATTTATGTTTTTATCTGTCTATCACTCAGCATTAATGTTATTACGACTCTATTGGCTACTTTACGTCACGTGGAACAAAATCACTAGATATTTATGACGTAAGAGTCCTCATTAACGTTACTCTTCTTCGAATAGAAACAAACCTAGTTGAAAAAGCCAGCTTGAGTGTCACTCTTTCATCTTTGTTACTTTACAGGGAAGAAAAACCAACTCGAGCCATTTCAAATAAAGCTAATCTCAAATACTActctggaaaaaacaaaaaaaacatttgcacaTTCAATTTCACATTTGCCCTCAACTATTCATTTTCGGGACAATCTTTTAACTgcggacattatcagccgacataGCAGTCGCCTGAAGAGACCAGTTTAtttactaaatattttttcacggGTGCATGTGCCTTGTACATTAGAAGTGTCTTTGTGGACTGAACTTAGTCAACACAAATTTATTCATTGTAAAAGTGTCGCCTAAGAAATTGCAAACTCCTCCGGCTCAGTTCGCGTAAACGTTATTAGGTAACTAAAATGTTTGTGGCCAGACCAAAAAGAATTCATAGGAACCTGAACAAAACATTTCGATTTATCACTGCGGAGTGAGAAACTCAGAACAGTTGAGTATCATGGACTTCTTCAAAAAGAGACCGAAAACTAGATGATGAGGTTTTTATTGATAGCATCAGTAAACGCATTGTATATATTTTGTTCCCATAGGTCAAATACAGGTGTATCGGCCGTATTACACCAGATGACACCAAGAGAGCTCGCGTATGTGAAAATCACAAAATGTCACTCGAATGTCCTGAGAGACGCAATATCGACATCGTATGGGCAAACTTTGGCCGTCTCAAGGGTGCTCACATCTGTGGTGACGGTTTCTTTGGAATATTTTCCTGGAACCAAGCCTGCCAGCATCAAGTGGCTTCCAAGGCTATTGCCAAGCAATATTGTCAAGACAAGGAACATTGCCTTCTTGATGCCACCGTCGCCAAATTTGGGGACGCTTGCTGGGGTACCAAGAAATATTTAGAGGTTGGtaaagaaatgtttgattttgaatttttgaagtggAAAAGCAAACCGATATGCTTTCACCTACATtatatcaaaagaaaataactaaACGATAATGGTTAATTAAGCGACCTCTTTCAATCAATCGCCTAAGCTTTAAGATTTTGGAAAGATGCTTTGTAGTTAGGGATTCCCATTTCGCACtatatttgaaaacaaatgccCAAGTGAATGCGGAGTTCTAGATTTAATAACTTCGatgttttttttggttctaGGTCCGCTACAGATGCTGCCCGAAGAAGGGTGGATGTGACTGAAGCTCAATCAACACCTCAAGAAATAGCTAGACCGGTCAAATAGGGACTTGGAGACGGGAAAGGGACCACGGTTTTCTCTTTTGTctgggtttttgtttttttctagtGGGAGTGGGTAAGGTAACTTTGTGAAGCATGATTATCATACAGCGAGAATTAGAATAGATAAAGTTTGTTGACATGTCACATGTCATATACTAACGACTGAAGTGTCTCATTTTTTAACAACTGCTTCGTTTGCGATCTAAACTTACTTACTGGTAGATTTCTCTCTGGCATATCTGCCGTCATTGGCTCAACTTTTCCTGGTTGGAAAGAATAAGTCTTCTAAATCTGTTAAtttctctcttcctttctgTCGCCCATTGCATATCCGATGGTAATAATTCCACAGCACATTTTATTCTGCGCGTTTTTTTTATGGGTCCTTGGCTGCCTTTTGTGGGGTCGAGTATTTTTACACAGAGTCTGGACTGGCGAAGAATCAAACCTAGTcaaaaaatccttgaaatttCTATGCTAATAATGAACAGTGACTCGTTTAGTAATTTTTGCTCCCCAAAAGGAAAACGCACGAAAAAGATTGTCGTTATTTCATAAAAATCCCTACTCTGCCGTTCTAATTTATGATTGTCACCTCCTCTTTTTGATAAATGTCGAGAGGAATCAAATAATATGAAGGGGgaagaaaaatgttgaagaagaggaaaaaacatgCTGTAAACTGATACCAAGGGAAGCGTAGGAAGAAAAGTCTCATATGGAAACCTTTTGGGAGGAAATACTCGCGAATAGAATTTAGTCGCTTTCATCAGTCTACATTGTAAGCaatgtgaagaaaatcagtaaTGACAAAGGATGAAATTGTTGTGAAGATTCTTTGAACGATTCTCACGATTCCATTTAAcgaagaattttttaatttaaagacCACCATGGAAGATTAAAGTGCAATAAGGATGGGGTAGGTGGGGTAAGTCATGGTTCCATTGAAGTGAGGCTACCGTCTGGCTTCTGGCGTCTTTGTGACCTCTGGTGCTTACTCTAGTATCACACAAATCAAATATGGCGGACGTAACCAGTAAgggaaaaacaatttcattcaTCAGCATGAAGGAAATATTTCCTAGAAATTCGTGATTGCTATGGACCTTTTCCATGGACATTATTTGCGTAACACAAAAGGAACGAGCATTTCGCAAAACATCATTGCCACTGGTAATTTTATTCAATAGATCCATATTGAATCTAAGTAACCGGATTAGAGTCTTTGAGGCAGCCTTCGAGTCAGCCTTTGACGCAGCCTTGAGTCTAATGAAAAACTCAAAAGTGGGTCCGGCAACCTAGTCAAAGTTTATATTTGCGAAAAACCCGTTCTGGGTTAAGAACGTTCACTGATTTCGTAAATCTCTTCAGTTCTTTCTGTCTTTAAACTAAGGCTAATCTAAGGTCTTAGTTTAAGTTTTGTTTCTATAGAATAACTATGTAAGGAATATGGAAGGTAGAAAACTTTTTTCGACGACCACACCGCCTGA containing:
- the LOC136283424 gene encoding L-rhamnose-binding lectin CSL3-like — translated: MRMYLVVLLLSSTFCYTQAWPTQEGKSALVCEGGKQKIRCTHQKIQIISAVYGRTDRSVCQWGLDWTVAWLWNVNCRAANTLAIVKNECETLSECELHANNAEYGDPCFGTKKYLTVKYRCIGRITPDDTKRARVCENHKMSLECPERRNIDIVWANFGRLKGAHICGDGFFGIFSWNQACQHQVASKAIAKQYCQDKEHCLLDATVAKFGDACWGTKKYLEVRYRCCPKKGGCD